A part of Fibrobacter sp. UWR4 genomic DNA contains:
- a CDS encoding HipA N-terminal domain-containing protein — protein sequence MARQASVFYNGALAGTLTKAKGEFIFTYDEIYLASRRPAIALTLPKRQEPYKSKELFPFFEGLLPEGENRRLYCMSLKIDPKDSYRLLLKLAGSETIGAITVMEDV from the coding sequence ATGGCTAGGCAAGCATCGGTTTTCTACAACGGAGCTTTGGCAGGAACCTTGACCAAGGCTAAGGGCGAATTCATTTTCACCTACGACGAAATCTACCTTGCGTCCAGGCGCCCCGCCATTGCACTGACATTGCCCAAGCGCCAGGAGCCCTACAAGTCCAAGGAGCTGTTTCCGTTTTTTGAAGGTTTGCTGCCCGAGGGCGAAAATCGCAGACTTTACTGCATGAGTCTGAAAATCGACCCCAAGGATTCCTACAGGCTGTTGCTGAAACTTGCGGGAAGTGAAACCATCGGCGCCATCACCGTGATGGAGGACGTATGA
- the floA gene encoding flotillin-like protein FloA (flotillin-like protein involved in membrane lipid rafts), translating to MDTLVTVGIIIAAIVVIVLLAFVGKFFSLWLQALFSKANVSIFQLIGMRLRKVPPQVIVEARILSCKAGLPVDTNLLEAHYLSRGNVLRVIQALIAANKANIKLDFKEAAAIDLAGRNVLEAVQMSVNPKVITTPKVSAVALDGIQLHAVTRITVRASIQKLVGGAGEETVIARVGEGIVSSIGSAQSHKEVLENPNMISKKVLASGLDAGTAFEILSIDIADVDVGQNIGAILETDRAEADKKIAQAKAEERRAMAFAAEQEMKAKVMEMKAKLVEAEAQIPMAMATALRDGKLGVMDYYNMKNIEADTQMRKEIGSAPEAK from the coding sequence ATGGATACACTCGTAACAGTAGGCATTATCATTGCCGCCATCGTCGTCATCGTCCTTCTCGCCTTCGTAGGCAAGTTCTTCAGCCTCTGGCTCCAGGCATTGTTCTCCAAGGCAAACGTGAGCATCTTCCAGCTCATCGGTATGCGCCTCCGTAAGGTTCCGCCCCAGGTCATCGTGGAAGCACGAATCCTCAGCTGCAAGGCAGGCCTCCCGGTGGACACCAACCTCCTGGAAGCCCATTACCTTTCCCGCGGTAACGTTCTCCGCGTGATCCAGGCTTTGATTGCCGCCAACAAGGCAAACATCAAGCTGGACTTCAAGGAAGCAGCAGCCATCGACCTGGCCGGTCGTAACGTTCTGGAAGCCGTGCAGATGTCCGTGAACCCCAAGGTCATTACAACCCCGAAGGTTTCCGCAGTGGCTCTGGATGGTATTCAGCTCCACGCCGTGACCCGTATTACCGTACGCGCCAGCATCCAGAAGCTGGTGGGTGGCGCAGGCGAAGAAACCGTTATCGCCCGTGTTGGCGAAGGCATCGTTTCCTCCATCGGTTCCGCACAGAGCCATAAGGAAGTTCTCGAAAATCCCAACATGATTTCCAAGAAGGTGCTGGCATCCGGCCTGGACGCAGGTACTGCATTCGAAATTCTTTCCATCGATATTGCCGATGTGGACGTTGGCCAGAACATCGGCGCCATCCTGGAAACCGACCGTGCGGAAGCTGATAAGAAGATTGCACAGGCCAAGGCAGAAGAACGCCGCGCCATGGCATTCGCTGCTGAACAGGAAATGAAGGCCAAGGTCATGGAAATGAAGGCTAAGCTGGTGGAAGCTGAAGCCCAGATTCCCATGGCTATGGCAACCGCCCTTCGCGACGGTAAGCTTGGCGTCATGGACTACTACAACATGAAGAACATCGAAGCCGATACCCAGATGCGTAAGGAAATCGGTTCCGCTCCGGAAGCTAAGTAA
- a CDS encoding helix-turn-helix transcriptional regulator, translating into MDEFFEILQKRREALGLSQKDLSEMSGVSLRTINAIENGNANPSIEVLCKLSNQLGLKLSLTERVVNG; encoded by the coding sequence ATGGATGAATTTTTTGAGATTTTGCAAAAGCGACGGGAAGCCCTTGGGTTAAGCCAAAAGGATCTTTCGGAAATGTCCGGCGTTTCACTACGAACCATCAACGCCATCGAAAACGGTAATGCCAACCCATCCATCGAGGTCCTTTGCAAACTTTCTAATCAACTAGGGCTAAAGCTGTCTTTAACCGAGAGAGTCGTCAATGGCTAG
- a CDS encoding fibrobacter succinogenes major paralogous domain-containing protein, translated as MKILRMFGGIAVASMLAFGLAACGDGNPSGSNGDGSGSSVVTSPSIKVEKGTVKDSRDGKVYKTIKIGTQTWMAENLNYAYTGVKYNYGSYTSDSTSWCYENKASNCDKFGRLYTWSAVMDSVAKFYVNARTMCGYGKTCTPNSPHRGICPEGWHVPTNEEYSTLYTYIGGSSTAGPLLKSTSGWAGSGNGSDKYGFSVLPAGRRLDSGLFGGERSYAGLWSATEDLSYYAWCQYFHYHHDLDGANQYGSNKYIGQSLRCLKD; from the coding sequence GTGAAAATATTAAGGATGTTTGGAGGCATTGCTGTAGCATCTATGCTAGCCTTTGGACTTGCAGCCTGCGGTGATGGTAACCCCAGCGGGTCAAATGGTGATGGTAGCGGCAGCTCTGTTGTCACGTCTCCTTCTATAAAAGTTGAAAAAGGAACTGTCAAAGATTCCCGTGACGGTAAGGTTTACAAGACCATAAAAATCGGCACCCAGACCTGGATGGCGGAAAACCTGAACTACGCATACACTGGCGTGAAGTACAATTACGGCAGTTACACTTCCGATTCCACCAGCTGGTGCTACGAAAACAAGGCTTCCAACTGCGACAAGTTCGGTCGCCTTTATACCTGGAGTGCAGTGATGGATAGTGTTGCCAAGTTCTATGTAAATGCAAGAACCATGTGTGGCTATGGCAAGACCTGTACCCCCAATAGCCCCCACCGCGGCATTTGCCCAGAAGGCTGGCATGTGCCCACGAACGAGGAGTACAGCACTCTGTACACCTACATCGGTGGTTCCAGCACCGCTGGTCCGTTGTTGAAATCCACCAGCGGCTGGGCTGGTAGCGGCAACGGTTCCGACAAGTATGGCTTCTCGGTGCTCCCCGCCGGTCGCAGGCTCGACAGTGGCCTTTTCGGCGGTGAGCGCAGCTACGCCGGCTTGTGGTCTGCCACTGAGGACCTTAGCTACTACGCGTGGTGCCAGTACTTCCACTACCACCACGATCTCGACGGCGCAAACCAGTACGGCAGCAACAAGTACATCGGTCAAAGTTTGCGTTGTCTCAAGGATTAA
- the sufC gene encoding Fe-S cluster assembly ATPase SufC → MLSIKNLKASIEDGTQILKGINLEVKPGEVHAIMGPNGSGKSTLSKVIAGHPAYTVNDGVVELDGKNLLDMEICERANSGLFISTQYPTEIPGVNNVEFLKMALNSKRNFLGLPEMSDADFKNLCEEKMQLLEMDNRYRDRGVNEGYSGGEKKRNEILQMAILDPKVSFLDETDSGLDIDALRIVANGINHIMSPEKAVILVTHYQRLLDYIKPTYVHVLRHGKIILSGGPELALKLEEQGYDWIEEK, encoded by the coding sequence ATGTTAAGCATCAAGAATCTTAAAGCAAGTATTGAAGACGGCACCCAAATCCTTAAGGGAATCAACCTGGAAGTAAAGCCCGGTGAAGTCCACGCCATCATGGGTCCCAACGGGAGCGGCAAGAGCACCCTTTCCAAGGTGATCGCAGGCCACCCGGCTTACACCGTAAACGACGGCGTTGTAGAACTTGACGGCAAGAACCTGCTTGACATGGAAATCTGTGAACGCGCCAACTCCGGCCTGTTCATCAGCACTCAGTACCCCACCGAAATTCCCGGCGTGAACAACGTGGAATTCTTGAAGATGGCACTGAACTCCAAGCGCAACTTCCTGGGCCTCCCGGAAATGAGCGACGCCGACTTCAAGAACCTTTGCGAAGAAAAGATGCAACTTCTGGAAATGGACAACCGTTACCGCGACCGCGGCGTCAACGAAGGTTACTCCGGCGGCGAAAAGAAGCGTAACGAAATCCTCCAGATGGCTATTCTCGATCCCAAGGTTTCCTTCCTGGATGAAACCGACTCCGGCTTGGACATTGACGCACTCCGCATTGTGGCAAACGGCATCAACCACATCATGAGCCCCGAAAAGGCAGTGATTCTGGTGACCCACTACCAGCGTTTGCTGGACTACATCAAGCCCACCTACGTTCATGTGCTTCGTCACGGCAAGATCATCCTGAGCGGTGGTCCGGAACTGGCCTTGAAGCTGGAAGAACAGGGTTACGACTGGATCGAAGAAAAGTAA
- a CDS encoding HipA domain-containing protein has protein sequence MTGATSPTMQNRCHSCLKETPRDFCPACAKRLFCLKKFGATLDFSLPEIKSNNGSIRRISISGAQPKFSLIVNDGRLEPTENGGTFILKPAVEGLFDNTKDMPANEHLTMQMARQIFKIEAADNALVYLKDGTPAYITKRFDVLPDGNRICQEDFAQVAGLTPGEKGSNYKYDFSYQQIADLMKQYVSTYPTDVEKYFKLILFNYLVCNGDAHVKNFSVYSPNADGVYKLAPAYDLLNTSLHVQELGRTALELFSENAPADDSRADFETDFFKANGFYGKPDFMELARRIGIKEIRAQRFIAETCSLLGEMDAMIDQSYLSEPSKALFKAQVRDRAKAMEMG, from the coding sequence ATGACAGGCGCCACCTCCCCCACCATGCAGAACCGCTGCCATAGTTGCCTCAAGGAGACCCCTCGAGATTTTTGCCCCGCCTGTGCCAAGCGTTTGTTCTGTCTAAAAAAGTTTGGCGCCACACTTGATTTTTCCTTACCCGAAATCAAGTCCAACAACGGTTCCATCCGTCGGATTTCCATTTCTGGCGCACAGCCCAAGTTTTCGCTAATAGTAAACGACGGGCGACTAGAACCTACTGAAAATGGCGGCACCTTCATCTTAAAGCCTGCGGTAGAAGGGCTGTTCGACAACACAAAGGATATGCCCGCCAACGAGCACCTGACCATGCAAATGGCCAGACAGATTTTCAAAATCGAAGCGGCAGACAATGCGCTAGTTTATCTTAAAGACGGAACACCGGCCTACATTACCAAGCGATTCGATGTTCTGCCCGACGGCAACAGGATCTGCCAGGAAGACTTTGCCCAGGTGGCTGGCCTCACCCCAGGCGAAAAAGGTTCCAACTACAAGTACGACTTCAGCTACCAGCAGATCGCCGACCTGATGAAGCAATATGTAAGCACTTACCCCACCGACGTTGAAAAATACTTCAAGTTGATTCTGTTCAACTACCTTGTTTGTAACGGTGACGCTCACGTCAAGAACTTTTCTGTCTACTCCCCAAATGCAGACGGGGTTTACAAGCTAGCCCCTGCCTACGATTTGCTGAATACATCCCTGCACGTTCAAGAACTTGGCCGAACCGCATTGGAACTTTTCAGCGAAAACGCACCAGCCGACGATTCCCGCGCAGACTTTGAAACGGATTTTTTCAAGGCAAACGGGTTCTACGGCAAGCCGGACTTTATGGAACTGGCCCGCCGCATCGGCATCAAGGAAATCCGAGCCCAGCGTTTTATTGCAGAAACCTGCAGCCTTTTAGGGGAAATGGACGCCATGATCGACCAAAGTTACTTAAGCGAGCCTAGCAAGGCGTTGTTCAAGGCGCAGGTGAGAGACCGGGCCAAGGCCATGGAGATGGGGTGA
- a CDS encoding nodulation protein NfeD, with translation MKFLSKILAFLAIFAAFSFADSNNVQATVEKAIIASETPNGPVTDSAITESAKKQAVWIKLEGDVEPSMYDFCARAIGDAMKENPDYIIFEINTFGGRLDAAFDIVDTIMAVRGPQTIAFVKKKAISAGSLIALACNKLYMMESTTIGDCAPILQSAGGAPQIIGEKVQSPLRAKFRNLAQKNGYPELLTTAFVTPELEILELTAKLDAGKKTARDTTMVIEAAKYAVMSEAETKFWGAPKILVKEGELLTMTDKEAMELGFSQGTFANRDEFETALSIDRKNEIETTAGEQFASAIAAISGLLLILGFGALYIEFKTPGFGFFGIAGIILIGIVFLAQFAPQLDGMLPAILLIAGVILFLVEIFVMPGTFLFGVGGIICMIIALATSYDPGNIPEYVPEAAEETFDTLPWLFGLFYMMCCAVIALVFPIAATKYLIPLLPEGWTPMLKTDLETASSPTESIQEISVGTIGVAKTFLRPVGQASFTAADGTVKLLDVQTRGEIIEAGQSIKVDAVQEGHIFVSAV, from the coding sequence ATGAAGTTTTTATCTAAAATTCTCGCATTTTTGGCAATCTTTGCCGCATTCTCTTTTGCAGATTCAAACAACGTTCAAGCAACTGTAGAAAAAGCAATTATCGCATCAGAAACACCCAACGGTCCTGTTACAGACTCCGCCATTACGGAATCCGCAAAAAAACAAGCTGTCTGGATTAAGCTGGAAGGTGACGTAGAACCCTCCATGTACGATTTCTGCGCTCGTGCCATCGGCGACGCCATGAAGGAAAATCCGGACTACATCATTTTCGAGATTAACACCTTCGGCGGTCGCCTGGATGCAGCCTTTGACATCGTGGACACCATCATGGCTGTTCGCGGACCCCAGACCATCGCCTTCGTGAAGAAGAAAGCCATTAGCGCAGGAAGCCTTATCGCCCTTGCCTGCAATAAGCTTTATATGATGGAATCCACCACCATCGGTGACTGCGCTCCCATCCTGCAAAGCGCCGGTGGAGCACCTCAGATTATTGGCGAAAAAGTTCAGTCTCCCCTTCGCGCCAAATTCCGCAATCTGGCTCAGAAAAACGGCTACCCGGAATTGCTGACCACCGCATTCGTCACCCCCGAGCTGGAAATTCTTGAACTGACCGCCAAGCTGGACGCAGGCAAGAAAACCGCCCGCGACACCACCATGGTCATTGAAGCCGCCAAATATGCAGTCATGAGTGAAGCCGAAACCAAATTCTGGGGCGCCCCCAAGATTCTGGTAAAGGAAGGCGAACTCCTGACCATGACGGACAAGGAAGCTATGGAACTGGGTTTCTCCCAGGGAACTTTCGCTAACCGAGACGAATTTGAAACGGCACTTTCCATTGACCGCAAAAATGAAATTGAAACAACCGCCGGCGAACAATTTGCCAGCGCCATCGCAGCCATTAGCGGACTCCTTCTCATTCTTGGTTTCGGAGCCCTCTACATCGAATTCAAGACTCCCGGTTTTGGCTTCTTTGGCATTGCAGGCATTATCCTCATCGGCATTGTTTTCCTGGCCCAGTTCGCCCCCCAGCTGGACGGCATGCTTCCAGCAATCCTCCTGATTGCAGGCGTCATCCTCTTCCTGGTGGAAATATTCGTGATGCCAGGTACCTTCCTTTTTGGCGTCGGCGGCATCATCTGTATGATTATTGCACTTGCCACCAGCTACGATCCGGGCAACATCCCTGAATATGTTCCTGAGGCAGCCGAAGAAACATTTGACACACTTCCCTGGCTGTTCGGTCTATTCTACATGATGTGCTGTGCGGTCATCGCGCTGGTATTCCCCATTGCGGCTACCAAGTACTTGATCCCCCTTCTGCCCGAAGGATGGACGCCCATGCTGAAAACCGACCTTGAAACCGCCTCCTCCCCCACGGAATCCATCCAGGAAATTTCCGTAGGTACCATTGGCGTTGCAAAGACGTTCCTCCGCCCTGTTGGACAGGCTTCTTTCACTGCCGCAGACGGTACCGTCAAATTACTGGATGTACAGACCCGCGGCGAAATCATTGAAGCAGGTCAATCCATCAAGGTGGACGCAGTCCAGGAAGGTCACATTTTCGTTTCCGCAGTCTAG
- a CDS encoding SufD family Fe-S cluster assembly protein, with protein MSYMNSELAQAAQARINALGMPKRNNELWSFFPVNKIPNLLDSQEGSASTFENEMDVAALLPIAKSAPTMKKDFADGETEMGLIKSRDDFGHSVFNVGKNAKVSLEILDNKVAHEIAAERFDIDVEEGAELEIFFANPANELPLVFRHFVIKQAANSTVHFSNILQDAGIGRISIDVDLNGEGANFDYRSLSVLKGNASKHQRLTIRHNAPNTVSSQFARNLLDENSYVSYDGSVIVGEGCSQVNSSQLVNSILLGDESSVSVKPVLKIYHDDVECTHGNTCGELDADQMFYLESRGIPAETAKKMLMKSFAKELFLPLPEGPAKKRLLQVLASL; from the coding sequence ATGAGCTACATGAATTCTGAATTAGCACAGGCCGCCCAGGCACGCATCAATGCCCTTGGCATGCCCAAGCGCAATAACGAGCTGTGGAGTTTTTTCCCGGTCAATAAGATTCCGAATCTTTTAGACAGCCAGGAAGGTTCCGCCAGTACTTTTGAAAACGAAATGGACGTTGCCGCCCTTCTTCCCATTGCAAAATCCGCCCCGACCATGAAGAAGGATTTTGCCGATGGCGAAACCGAGATGGGACTCATCAAGAGCCGAGATGATTTCGGCCACAGCGTCTTTAACGTAGGCAAGAACGCCAAGGTTTCCCTCGAAATTCTAGACAACAAGGTGGCTCACGAAATTGCCGCCGAGCGCTTCGACATTGATGTTGAAGAAGGCGCCGAACTGGAAATCTTCTTTGCCAATCCCGCCAACGAACTGCCTCTGGTTTTCAGACATTTCGTAATCAAGCAGGCAGCCAATTCCACTGTTCACTTTTCCAACATTTTGCAGGACGCAGGCATTGGCCGCATTAGCATTGACGTGGACTTGAACGGCGAAGGCGCCAACTTCGATTACCGCTCCTTGTCTGTGCTAAAGGGAAACGCCAGCAAGCACCAACGCCTGACCATCCGTCATAACGCACCCAACACCGTAAGCTCCCAGTTCGCCCGCAACCTGCTGGACGAAAATTCCTACGTAAGCTACGACGGAAGCGTTATCGTCGGCGAAGGCTGCAGCCAGGTGAACTCCAGCCAGCTGGTAAATTCCATCCTCCTGGGTGACGAATCCAGCGTCTCTGTGAAGCCGGTGCTAAAGATCTATCACGACGACGTGGAATGTACTCACGGCAACACCTGCGGCGAACTAGATGCCGATCAGATGTTCTACTTAGAGAGCCGCGGTATTCCCGCTGAAACCGCCAAGAAGATGCTGATGAAATCCTTCGCCAAGGAGCTGTTCCTGCCCCTGCCCGAAGGCCCCGCCAAGAAGCGTTTGCTGCAGGTTCTGGCAAGCTTGTAA
- a CDS encoding MATE family efflux transporter, whose translation MATKQVKDRSLLSLSWPLIFTFAVNMIQPMMDSWFLSRTSEEAAAGVGALMPVLAALFTAINAFSQAGASIASQYMGAEQNSHARSTKTMVLCGSLLVGFLMTAAVVPLSGLIPHWMGLTGNPVIYAEQFMSVVAFGFAFRALQSSLTAFVATHGLTVWNLIGNIITIASNAAMNYIFLEGLFGLPKMGAKGVGLATALSWLISSGILWCVLRYKIQHKTHRRDLKRSKIILPDWVRIGLPAAAEPISFQLFNVFITAMVAHLGTLAMTARVFAGNFAALSVILGIGLGNGNQILVAHLVGAKEYKTADQRVHQTILISCISGLVLSIIMALCGTHLIGVFTDNPDVIALGQMCLWCDVAVQPFKAVNFVITTSLRASGDSKFPAFVGSGMMWTLGVGTALFLAFVLDLGLPGLWLGMAADEFYRSIANYYRWRSGKWQSKAVV comes from the coding sequence ATGGCTACTAAGCAGGTCAAAGACCGTTCTCTTCTCAGCCTTTCATGGCCCCTCATATTCACTTTCGCAGTGAACATGATCCAGCCCATGATGGATAGCTGGTTCCTTTCCCGTACATCCGAAGAAGCTGCCGCAGGCGTCGGCGCACTGATGCCTGTCCTTGCAGCCTTATTCACTGCCATCAACGCATTCTCCCAGGCTGGAGCAAGCATCGCCTCCCAGTATATGGGGGCAGAACAGAATAGCCACGCCCGTTCCACCAAGACTATGGTCCTCTGCGGAAGCCTGCTGGTGGGTTTCCTGATGACCGCCGCCGTAGTCCCCCTGTCAGGCCTCATTCCCCACTGGATGGGGCTTACCGGCAATCCCGTCATTTACGCGGAACAGTTCATGTCCGTGGTGGCATTCGGCTTTGCCTTCAGGGCTTTGCAGTCTTCCCTTACCGCCTTTGTGGCGACCCATGGTTTGACGGTCTGGAACCTTATCGGAAACATCATCACCATCGCAAGTAACGCCGCCATGAACTACATCTTCCTGGAAGGCCTGTTCGGCTTGCCCAAGATGGGAGCCAAGGGCGTGGGCCTTGCCACCGCACTTTCCTGGCTGATTTCTTCTGGGATCCTCTGGTGCGTTCTGCGCTACAAGATCCAGCATAAGACTCACCGTCGCGACTTGAAGCGATCCAAGATCATCCTCCCCGACTGGGTTCGCATTGGTCTTCCTGCGGCAGCGGAACCCATCAGTTTCCAGCTGTTCAACGTGTTCATTACCGCCATGGTGGCCCATCTGGGAACCCTGGCCATGACTGCACGCGTCTTCGCAGGAAACTTCGCTGCTTTGTCTGTAATTTTGGGCATCGGCTTAGGCAACGGAAACCAGATTCTCGTCGCCCACTTGGTTGGCGCCAAGGAATACAAGACTGCCGACCAGCGCGTCCATCAAACAATTCTCATCAGTTGCATTAGCGGACTTGTCCTATCCATCATTATGGCTCTTTGCGGAACCCATCTGATAGGTGTCTTTACGGACAATCCAGATGTTATCGCTTTAGGCCAGATGTGCCTTTGGTGCGATGTTGCCGTGCAGCCCTTCAAGGCCGTAAATTTTGTTATTACCACATCCCTACGCGCTTCCGGAGACTCCAAGTTCCCCGCCTTCGTGGGCAGCGGAATGATGTGGACTTTAGGCGTGGGCACCGCACTTTTCCTGGCGTTCGTATTGGATCTTGGTCTCCCCGGTCTCTGGCTGGGCATGGCAGCCGATGAGTTCTACCGTTCTATAGCAAATTACTATAGGTGGCGCAGCGGAAAGTGGCAAAGCAAGGCCGTCGTTTAA
- the dnaG gene encoding DNA primase, translating into MAFYSNEIIQQLKSQTDIAAVIESFLPLKRSGNGRYLGVCPFHDDRSPSMNVNPSLGIYKCFACGAAGDVFKFVQEHEKMDFKGAVEWVANFSHFTLPQLGAPENAEAIEEREQVRKLNELACQWFEQQLTMSEKAMAYLNSRHITAETRQRFHIGYAPDGREGFISFAVKNGFSPADCVKAGLAVEKEHGGISDKFRDRLMIAIQNISGMIVAFGGRDLSENKDPNFKPAKYMNSPESALYHKSDILFGLHHSRQSIAKENAVIIVEGYFDMISLFQGGVTNVVAASGTALTETHASILARYAKTAYLVFDGDAAGQKATMRSLEIVLPKGIAPRVFALSRPDGTKIDPDNFVNEQGPEAFRNALTTADDWLNYLASRKDLRSPEERASFVSYAKSLVKSIADRELQNQYLKLISERFNTDRSLAQVRPIKQEKRLQQAAVPQVQEAAIQWHAIPPIEIRFANLLLRNPSLMERALEYFDMDWAASGIQMFESPIVDEFVNTVVALYAETGTHNPQVLYESVSKEMQSFIEGLPDEQWKPPQEIYEFYQTLTVLSTKLCDRQKKELPLDTMERVNARMKMTKFTQGMQTINNLLNAEKIQIDAFADQVVRSKAQLIQFQAALPDSQGFQAESPLATEPQRNFDSPQEISQPQEFGPPPEFDSAPPPEEPPEGLSEEPPEEFGEEPPDEEEYSYNADEFNNDDDMGF; encoded by the coding sequence GTGGCTTTTTATTCCAATGAAATCATTCAGCAGCTAAAATCTCAGACGGACATCGCCGCCGTCATTGAGAGTTTCCTGCCGTTGAAACGCTCCGGAAACGGGCGTTATCTTGGAGTATGCCCTTTCCACGATGACCGCTCCCCCTCCATGAACGTAAACCCCTCACTGGGTATCTACAAGTGTTTTGCCTGCGGAGCTGCCGGTGACGTTTTCAAATTCGTGCAGGAGCACGAAAAGATGGACTTCAAGGGAGCCGTGGAATGGGTGGCAAATTTTTCCCACTTTACGTTACCTCAACTTGGCGCTCCAGAAAATGCGGAAGCCATCGAGGAACGTGAACAGGTCCGTAAGCTCAACGAATTGGCCTGTCAGTGGTTCGAGCAGCAGCTCACCATGAGCGAAAAGGCAATGGCCTATCTGAACAGCCGCCATATCACGGCGGAAACTCGTCAGAGATTTCACATCGGCTATGCTCCTGATGGTAGAGAAGGCTTTATTAGCTTTGCCGTCAAGAACGGTTTTTCTCCAGCAGACTGCGTGAAGGCAGGCCTTGCGGTAGAAAAGGAACACGGAGGCATTTCCGACAAGTTCCGTGACCGTCTGATGATCGCTATCCAGAACATTTCCGGCATGATTGTGGCCTTCGGCGGTCGCGACCTGAGCGAAAACAAGGACCCCAATTTTAAGCCTGCAAAGTACATGAACAGTCCGGAATCCGCCCTCTATCACAAGAGCGATATTCTGTTCGGGCTTCATCACAGCCGCCAAAGCATTGCAAAGGAGAATGCGGTCATTATTGTGGAAGGCTACTTCGATATGATTAGCCTCTTTCAGGGTGGCGTCACCAACGTGGTGGCAGCATCCGGCACCGCCCTGACGGAAACCCACGCTAGCATTCTCGCCCGCTATGCAAAGACCGCCTACCTGGTATTCGACGGTGACGCCGCCGGACAGAAGGCAACCATGCGCAGTCTGGAAATCGTCTTACCCAAGGGAATCGCCCCTCGAGTTTTCGCGCTTTCCCGTCCGGATGGAACGAAAATCGACCCTGATAACTTCGTAAACGAACAGGGACCCGAAGCATTTAGGAACGCCCTGACCACAGCGGACGACTGGCTGAACTATCTGGCAAGCCGCAAGGACCTGCGCAGTCCCGAAGAAAGGGCCAGCTTCGTCAGTTACGCAAAGTCCCTGGTTAAAAGCATTGCGGATCGCGAACTCCAGAATCAGTATCTGAAGTTGATTTCTGAACGATTCAACACGGACCGGTCTCTAGCCCAAGTTCGCCCCATCAAGCAGGAAAAGCGCCTTCAGCAGGCAGCAGTCCCGCAAGTGCAGGAAGCGGCCATCCAGTGGCACGCCATCCCGCCTATCGAGATTCGCTTTGCCAACCTGCTGCTGCGAAACCCGTCCCTGATGGAACGTGCGCTGGAATACTTCGACATGGACTGGGCTGCCAGCGGCATCCAGATGTTCGAATCCCCCATCGTAGACGAATTCGTCAATACCGTCGTGGCTCTCTACGCTGAAACAGGGACCCACAACCCTCAGGTACTTTACGAAAGCGTTTCCAAGGAAATGCAGAGTTTTATTGAAGGTCTTCCCGATGAACAGTGGAAGCCCCCTCAGGAAATTTACGAGTTCTACCAGACGCTGACGGTTCTTTCCACAAAGCTTTGCGACCGCCAGAAAAAAGAACTCCCCCTGGACACCATGGAACGTGTGAACGCACGCATGAAGATGACAAAGTTCACCCAGGGAATGCAGACCATCAACAATCTGCTCAATGCCGAAAAAATTCAAATCGACGCATTTGCCGACCAGGTTGTTCGAAGCAAGGCCCAGCTCATTCAATTCCAGGCAGCCTTGCCAGATTCTCAAGGATTCCAAGCGGAATCACCGCTTGCAACGGAACCTCAACGCAATTTTGATTCCCCACAGGAAATCAGTCAGCCTCAGGAATTCGGGCCTCCTCCGGAATTCGATTCCGCCCCGCCTCCTGAAGAACCACCCGAGGGATTAAGCGAAGAGCCGCCAGAAGAATTTGGCGAAGAACCGCCCGACGAAGAAGAATACTCCTACAACGCCGATGAGTTCAACAACGACGATGATATGGGATTCTAG